The following proteins are co-located in the Besnoitia besnoiti strain Bb-Ger1 chromosome Unknown contig00007, whole genome shotgun sequence genome:
- a CDS encoding ribosomal protein RPL4 (encoded by transcript BESB_070650), protein MATARPLVSVYKTEDGTCSGTSLLPSVFLAPLRPDLVRFVHTNMAKNQRQPYGVSPNAGYQTSAESWGTGRAVARIPRVPGGGTHRAGQAAFGNMCRGGGMFAPNKTWRRWHRKVNVTQKRHAVASALAATGLPALVMARGHRIEQVPELPLVVSEKLESVSKTREAVKILKTLGCEAELERVRLSAKKLRAGKGKMRGRRTHSRRGPLVIYAEDNGVTRAFRNIPGVDLCHVESLNLLQLAPGGSLGRFCLFTAGAFKRLQLLFGRHTGTGTSQLKKGYHLPRALMTNADLSRLINSEEIQSVVRPARKMPQKLRSQKKNLLTNHAVRCRVNPAARNLRILARLAQTEGTKQRELVLRKKKATAEEHKKHAKAARMFAAEIRQAFSDKMAAELEAAARRKAEEAGAVAQASACEV, encoded by the coding sequence atggcgacggcgcggcctctggtGTCCGTCTACAAGACGGAGGACGGGACGTGCTCGGGgacctcgctgctgccgtctgtgtttctggcgccgctgcgtcccGACCTGGTGCGCTTCGTGCACACCAACATGGCGAAGAATCAACGCCAGCCGTACGGCGTCTCGCCCAACGCGGGCTACCAGACGAGCGCGGAGTCCTGGGGTACGGGTCGCGCAGTCGCGCGAATCCCGCGCGTTccgggcggcggcacgcACCGCGCCGGTCAGGCGGCGTTCGGCAACATgtgtcgcggcggaggcatgTTTGCCCCGAACAAgacgtggaggcgctggcACCGCAAGGTCAACGTGACGCAGAAGCGCCACGCCGTtgcctcggcgctcgcggcgactgGACTGCCTGCCCTTGTGATGGCGCGCGGTCACCGCATCGAGCAGGTCCCCGAGCTCCCGCTGGTCGTCAGCGAGAAGCTCGAGAGCGTCAgcaagacgcgcgaggccgtgAAGATCCTCAAGACGCTCGGCTGCGAGGCTGAGCTGgagcgcgtccgcctcagcgccaagaagctgcgcgccggcaaGGGCAAgatgcgcggccgccgcacgcactcccgccgcggcccccTGGTCATCTACGCAGAGGATAACGGCGTCacccgcgccttccgcaaCATCCCGGGCGTGGACCTCTGCCacgtcgagtcgctcaacCTCCTCCAGCTCGCCCCTGGCGGCTCTCTCGGCCGCTTCTGTCTGTTCACCGCCGGCGCGTtcaagcgcctgcagctgctcttcGGCCGCCACACTGGCACCGGCACGTCGCAGTTGAAGAAGGGCTACCACCTCCCCCGCGCGCTCATGACCAACGCCGACCTGAGCCGTCTCATCAACTCGGAGGAGATCCAGAGCGTCGTGCGCCCGGCGCGCAAGATGCCGCAGAAGCTCCGCAGCCAGAAGAAGAATCTCCTGACTAACCATGCTGTGCGCTGCCGCGTCAACCCGGCTGCCCGCAACCTGCGcatcctcgcgcgtctcgcccagACTGAGGGCAccaagcagcgcgagctcgtcctccgcaagaagaaggcgaccgcCGAGGAGCACAAGAAGCACGCCAAGGCTGCCCGCATGTTCGCCGCTGAGATCCGCCAGGCCTTCTCCGACAAGATGGCGGCAGAgctcgaagccgcggcgcgcagaaaggctgaggaggccggcgccgtcgcccaagccagcgcctgcgaagTGTAA
- a CDS encoding tRNA methyl transferase (encoded by transcript BESB_070660), producing the protein MLSLNSMADVSHLEQRGCARRTISAPAPTPFFSVSFEGAAGDRTQSCSSVPRSTAIHLEPGLPSRVGTGPRVASLSVRDEDARPRAAGAGPACVKPRRGCPIELKFVSACGRSTVPLLGGREEGRLWRRSDGAIAFLVSPVRRIASTSVRGWERLSILDRFDIGYRERRASSLRPAFPLLLSVSPSPPRPSARPSSVAFRRPSSRVWLDFGDRFPSSALAATPRSPSLVSAPPPLCPSLSNSPSPPPCTSPPPPRSLPPRLEALLSELKQPADLQAVFDKLVAFASDLPAPSPARKVAARRAAERDSLRESSPSSSPAFSSVNSAEERDSRPNATEMRHSRDEEGPRDASAEGDDPPQSWERVQGCTALVRIKATLCRPSSPGRKSCQTKGLLPQRQDPREDPPADLSLPSAASLLSSPAAASPALTGSRGGLRTEGTEDEGEPVTPLPAPRAAPADARGDAERRREGDKVYVHLRGWSDSLLVRGWLAILVRGLRNSTPEEILSLTLLDLLSAAGLKPSERSRPSGPASAEAAKAEHGGGEGEKAENRERREDRLPETRGGTRKKDAGERRREEEKRRLLVPQGLDNMLRSIQRQVRAELAGLEEEGEGDRTQANADTGEEEAGESGRVLFSLSSVERSEASALAAEEGGDSAAASSASSAEADARELERRGMRVSLPAAGARQEVAVLLSGGVDSSVSLRLLQRQGLPVRAFFIKIWLPEYLLMSRHLRRLQERSAGGGGGGGSQSAGEESLGETEGGRGAQGCGWQEDLKFAENVCRQAGVALEVLPLQEAYWDGVVEHMLQEARAGLTPNPDWWCNCRVKFGAFLDLLDSRGGGAPQADPLATRSDREAIAAAGGGVARLSPDLVSSAWAGDGDGLVASGHYARVLHWAGRGAGDEEGGPRRHARLFRGRDPRKDQSYFLSGLAQRQLRRLITPVGDFHKAEVRRLAASLALPTASRRDSQGLCFLGELPLSLFFQHFLGSAPGPVLHFPSCLALGSHAGLWNFTLGQRKNVTPCLDVARVRQLSSPQRPRAPAPTNKAQRGAAAGGVASGAEPHKGERSEPAEEASASGKWQPDEGGGSASEGRARTRASTDLDAGKRDLKQAYAARDSVSAPQGADGELVQCAYTPGSERGASKAANAPFQADAGRVQGDHRGERGRSATGEESAEAEGEAGAGSRLLASPVLSPAGGCHASRVPDKHFARGFLGPASLAGRWVVTGKHPPSNALFVVSEKEMNEALSVAARVHYSLAALAAGAGLAYPERRPEGGSHLLAFLLTLQQKFLLVEDLQWIAGGTPPPSVDSAEAVNAADAGEDADAFLQWAFGGVEATTQRDEVQSHLSVQVRHAGGSACTAIHGAVRLRLLPPAPHPRPCRSLSSATSFSLASSRARRGSGDGAAAESGRAEVGGWHAWIELAEPDHGLAPGQIAAIYQNDECLGAGRISAQQGEIALEAAMKAAGLM; encoded by the exons ATGCTGTCTCTTAATAGCATGGCCGATGTTTCCCATCTCGAGCAGCGG ggctgcgcccgccgcacgaTTTCGGCGCCAGCCCCGACgccgtttttctctgtttccttcGAGGGAGCGGCTGGAGACCGGACGCAAAGCTGCAGTTCAGTTCCGCGTTCGACGGCGATTCACCTCGAGCCCGGGCTCCCTTCGAGGGTCGGCACCGGCCCCCGAGTGGCTTCGCTGAGCGTCCGCGATGAGGACGCGAGGCcgagagcggcaggcgccgggcCGGCGTGTGTCAAgcctcggcgcggctgcccgaTAGAACTGAAATTCGTttctgcctgcggccgcagcaccGTCCCTCTCCTCGGCGGTAGAGAGGAAGGACGCCTCTGGCGCAGGTCAGATGGCGCAATTGCTTTCCTCGTTTCGCCGGTGCGGCGGATCGCTTCAACTTCGGTCCGCGGCTGGGAACGCCTTTCCATATTGGATAGATTCGACATCGGATATCGAGAGAGACGGGCCTCGTCGTTGCGTCCagcctttcctcttctcctttctgtttcgccttccccgccgcgtccctctgcgCGACCTTCATCTGTTGCTTTCCGCCGCCCGTCTTCGCGCGTTTGGCTCGACTTCGGCGACCGGTTCCCATCTTCCGCACTGGCTGCGActccgcgttcgccttccCTTGTGTCTGCTCCTCCTCCCTTGtgtccttctctctcgaactcgccgtctcctccccCGTGCAcctccccgcctccgcctcgctcgcttccgccgcggctggaAGCCTTGCTGTCTGAGCTGAAGCAGCCAGCAGATCTGCAGGCGGTCTTTGACAAACTCGTGGCCTTCGCGTCGGATCTCCCCGccccttcgccggcgcgaaaggttgcggcgcggcgcgcagcagagcgcgaTTCTCTGCGCGagtcttctccgtcgtcgtcgccggcgtttTCGTCTGTCAACTCCGCGGAGGAAAGAGACAGCCGGCCAAACGCGACAGAGATGCGCCactcgcgcgacgaggaagggccgagagacgcgagcgcggagggagacgaccCGCCACAGAGCTGGGAGAGAGTGCAGGGCTGCACCGCGCTCGTGCGCATCAAGGCGACTCTTTGTCGTCCCTCTTCGCCGGGGCGAAAAAGCTGCCAGACAAAGGGCCTTCTACCGCAGAGACAGGACCCCCGAGAAGATCCGCCAGCAgacctctctctgccttctgcagcatcgctcctctcgtctcctgccgctgcctcgcctgccctGACTGGCTCCCGAGGCGGCCTTCGCACAGAAGGAaccgaagacgagggcgagccgGTCACGCccctgcccgcgccgcgcgctgcgcctgcggatgcccgcggagacgcggagcgcaggcgcgagggagacaaggtgtacgtacacctcagGGGCTGGTCCGACTCCCTGCTGGTGCGCGGGTGGCTAGCCATTctcgtccgcggccttcgcaaCTCGACTCCGGAGGAGATTTTGTCGCTAACGTTGCTAGACCTTTTGAGCGCCGCGGGCTTGAAGCCTTCGGAACGAAGTCGCCCAAGCGGCCCGGCCTCCGCCGAAGCAGCAAAAGCGGAACAcgggggaggagagggagaaaaagcagaaaaccgagagagaagagaagacaggTTGCCCGAAACGCGCGGGGGAACGCGTAAAAAGGATgcgggggagaggagaagagaggaagaaaaacggcGGCTTCTCGTCCCCCAGGGACTAGACAACATGCTCAGATCCATCCAGAGACAAGtccgcgcggagctcgctgggctggaggaggagggcgaaggcgacagaacACAGGCAAACGCCGACACcggggaagaggaggcaggcgagtctggccgcgttctcttctcgctttcgTCTGTGGAACGCTCTGAAGCGTCTGCcctcgctgcagaggagggaggcgactctgcggctgcgtccagcgcctcttccgcagaagcagacgcgagggAGTTGGAGCGGAGGGGGATGCGCGTCAGTTTGCCTGCTGCAGGGGCTCGCCAGGAGGTTGCTGTCCTGCTCAGCGGCGGTGTGGACTCGTCTGTCTCCCTGCGGCTACTGCAACGCCAGGGGCTCCCGGTCCGCGCGTTCTTCATCAAAATCTGGCTGCCGGAGTACCTCCTGATGTCGAGAcacctgcggcggctgcaggaaCGCTcagcgggcggaggcggaggcggcggcagccagtCGGCAGGGGAAGAAAGCTTGGGAGAGACtgaaggaggacgcggcgcacaAGGCTGCGGCTGGCAAGAAGATCTCAAGTTTGCAGAGAACGTCTGCCGGcaggcgggcgtcgcgctggAGGTCCTGCCTCTCCAGGAGGCCTACTGGGACGGCGTCGTGGAGCATATGCTTCAAGAGGCCAG AGCAGGCCTGACGCCGAATCCGGATTGGTGGTGCAACTGTCGGGTGAAGTTCGGCGCCTTCCTGGATCTGctcgactcgcgcggcggcggcgcccctcaGGCCGATCctctggcgacgcgcagcgaccgcgaggccatcgcagcggcaggaggaggcgtggCACGCCTGAGCCCCGATTTGGTTTCTTCTGCGTGGGCAGGCGATGgcgacggcctcgtcgcctctgggCACTacgcgcgcgtgctgcactgggcaggccgcggcgcaggcgacgaggagggaggcccgcggaggcacgcgcgaCTGTTTCGAGGGAGAGATCCGCGAAAGGATCAATCCTACTTCTTGAGTgggctcgcgcagcggcagctgagGCGCCTCATCACTCCAGTTGGCGATTTCCACAAAGCGGAG gttcggcgcctcgcggcttcttTAGCCCTTCCgaccgcgtcgcggcgggaCAGCCAGGGGCTCTGCTTTCTGGGCGAGCTTCCGCTGTCGCTTTTTTTCCAGCACTTCCTCGGCTCTGCGCCGGGACCGGTGCTGCATTTTCCTTCCTGCCTCGCACTCGGCTCGCATGCGGGCCTCTGGAACTTCACCTTAGGCCAGCGGAAGAACGTCACGCCCTGCCTCGACgtggcgcgcgtgcggcagctttcctctccgcagcggccgcgcgcgccggcgccgacaaACAAAGCGCagaggggcgcggcggcgggtggAGTGGCGAGTGGCGCGGAGCCTCACAAGGGAGAGCGGAGCGAGCCAGCAGAGGAGGCTTCCGCGAGCGGAAAATGGCAGCCggacgagggaggaggaagtgCGTCAGAAGGCcgggcgcgcacgcgggcgaGCACAGACCTCGACGCGGGAAAACGAGATCTGAAACAGGCCTATGCAGCGCGCGACTCCGTGTCCGCCCCGCAGGGAGCGGATGGCGAGTTGGTGCAGTGTGCATACACTccaggcagcgagcgcggcgcctcgaaaGCTGCAAACGCTCCTTTTCAGGCTGACGCCGGTCGCGTGCAAGGCGACcaccgcggcgagcgaggcaggagTGCCACGGGAGAGGAAAGTGCGGAGGCCGAaggggaggcaggcgcgggtTCGCGTCTGCTTGCCTCTCCGGTGTTGTCACCTGCCGGAGGCTGTCACGCGAGCCGAGTCCCAGACAAGCACTttgcgcgcggcttcttAGGCCCCGCCAGTCTTGCGGGTCGCTGGGTGGTGACTGGGAAGCATCCGCCGTCGAATGCGCTGTTTGTAGTCAGTGAGAAGGAGATGAACGAGGCCCTTTCGGtggctgcgcgtgtgcacTACTCCCTGGCCGCGCtagccgcgggcgcggggcttGCCTACCCTGAGCGGCGTCCGGAGGGTGGCTCGcacctcctcgccttcctgctcacgctgcagcagaagtTCCTGCTCGTCGAAGACCTGCAATGGATTGCCGGGGGCACGCCGCCACCCTCCGTGGACTCGGCTGAGGCGGTaaacgcggcagacgcgggcgaggacgcagacgcatTCCTCCAGTGGGCGTTTGGAGGCGTCGAGGCCACAACACAACGCGACGAAGTCCAGTCGCACCTCAGTGTGCAGGTGCGacacgccggcggcagcgcatgcaccgcCATCCACggcgccgttcgccttcgccttctccccccggcgccgcatCCGCGCCCGTGTCGCTCACTCAGCAGTGCGACGTCGTTCTCTTTGGCTTCCagtcgcgcgcggaggggcagcggcgacggcgccgcagcagagagcggaagGGCGGAGGTCGGCGGCTGGCACGCCTGGATCGAGCTGGCGGAACCTGACcacggcctcgcgcccggtCAGATAGCCGCGATTTACCAAAACGACGAgtgcctcggcgccggccgaaTCAGCGCGCAGCAGGGCGAGATCGCCCTTGAGGCGGCGATGAAGGCGGCAGGCCTCATGtga
- a CDS encoding uncharacterized protein (encoded by transcript BESB_070670), with amino-acid sequence MLQRAWNVVKRHRWKFLLGGGTVAGVAYLGRRVYVQYKQLSVLLEETEDLDRLLAALLGLDSEDDAAQSAADGPRRSESKKDSFLSLASLSALLERLGLPTGERQGLSAARASQSAEWKMIAHFCIRSFRRTEPPGVSARR; translated from the coding sequence ATGCTGCAGAGAGCCTGGAACGTGGTGAAGCGCCACAGATGGAAGTTCCTGCTTGGGGGCGGCACGGTCGCCGGCGTGGCGTACCTGGGCCGTCGGGTTTACGTACAGTACAAGCAGCTGTCAGTGCTGCTGGAGGAAACAGAGGATCTCGAtcgtcttctcgcggcgctgcttggCTTAGACAGTGAGGACgatgcggcgcagagcgctgcTGACGGGCCGAGGCGCTCAGAATCAAAAAAGGacagcttcctctctctcgcctccttgTCGGCGCTCCTGGAGCGGCTCGGCCTGCCGACAGGGGAGCGGCAGGGGCtgagcgccgcccgcgcgagccAGTCGGCGGAGTGGAAGATGATCGCGCACTTCTGCATACGCAGCTTCAGGCGGACAGAGCCGCCTGGGGTCTCCGCGAGGAGATAA
- a CDS encoding uncharacterized protein (encoded by transcript BESB_070680), translated as MLSPAAKRRCFFEMSVEVYARTLMAIYLLVLVAVLHRVHVNIIGRQTFYGVYTPGFNLKLTPDAHEPSASTPSAHPDGLRDAAGDRSRSGDSTQVLRSPLRTAAAAAAAATAAAAQPEGGGRGCGLGADNASSCAPVERAAQGREVHVSLAELNAANYLFLTTTRVLLASQETLVMIADEFHRTALEVLRDAQPEGLLSSRDLLQLLLLILVTAHARVLQRAERAGDLRRGRLSTAAAAREPLRADERGADRNHGEAENAWSGEPGCSELLPRGRGLAALLLPEGTGVLFASPEKDENDASRSDAEEATRESHALEPEATATAQRARETPRRPEEVPLLYSSASHRAPDSSKDTRDSQAGVTARARRSASPQLPAAASRPEAAGCLHALPEAEAWLRRPAVSALVEAQLAEARDLLEAPACAEATVDGLTAGLWLAVQCLQGCLLQTGLALPAHLPPAVDDSASCASAASDGSSAFSGTSCATTACGAAASAARESSSSARGARPSSSSFAATGAASASPTPQATQTGEDQGREDALWFPNFCVFPFARSFGRACQLADFVLGEPAEASPAAADSAQDAKKRDETAERAERAKMAEREEGGEATSAAALGFEDEVDSDILALLARLPSVAEFSSFAFFPTASEDELDAIHALVVAAQEKREVERERRRFLRPVSSLHDRRSPAFTHLLQLQRDAQRHVLLAAMRANRARDAQDAAQTQQAHRAKAAAEGGVEPAGGVAGFQGKHEDDLRAEGEEDGQAAGGVSAGARSSSQRDPRQVNEEEATRRAGGGGKHGETGLPLGGAAGRESHDEEESESLRRHTRPLAPVEHHPEHTARCAEVKSMRQEIETFEFCLESTRADARQTLEGETFADGEGAREAAGVVSGPPASTDAEAACRERVVMMLHTATQRAGERSARKQIIAHASFSEARESGAAAEVAATLGTRAAASALASRPSEESRRASNAAASEDESFLDCQRAASDLSLDMHLIDSRRSSVCLETWTGAERSLTSSFWEREGPERGAQQQPGDTRGEREPDAKATRSRFAGSGAEGEAGESGGERGKEPGGERGKEPGGAGVLSAAGETDSRAVKLEIGDGESREADRDGGGGAGGRDDTEQQIDAPLVSLSSAHSGEARQHELEAASEQERENDEA; from the coding sequence ATGCTTTCACCCGCCGCCAAGCGGCGGTGCTTCTTCGAAATGAGCGTCGAGGTGTACGCGCGGACGCTCATGGCCATCTACTtgctcgtcctcgtcgccgtcctccacCGCGTCCACGTCAACATCATCGGCCGCCAGACTTTCTACGGCGTATATACACCTGGATTCAACCTGAAGCTGACGCCTGACGCGCACGAGCCGAGCGCGTCGACGCCCAGCGCCCACCCAGACGGTCTCcgagacgctgcaggcgaccgTTCGCGCAGTGGAGACTCGACACAAGTgctccgctcgccgctgcggactgccgcagctgcggctgcagctgcgactgcagcggctgcgcaaCCTGAGGGCGGGGGCCGGGGCTGCGGTTTGGGGGCGGACAAcgcttcctcctgcgcgcctgtgGAGCGGGCAGCACAGGGTCGCGAAGTGCATGTCTCTCTGGCGGAGTTGAACGCTGCGAACTATCTTTTCCtcacgacgacgcgcgtcCTGCTTGCCTCGCAAGAGACGCTCGTTATGATCGCCGACGAATTCCATCGCACGGCGCTCGAGGTTCTGCGTGACGCCCAGCCAGAGGGCCTGCTGTCCTCGAGGGACTTGCTGCAGTTGTTGCTTCTCATCCTCGTGACTGCCCACGCGCGagtcctccagcgcgccgagagagcgGGCGATctgcgacgagggagactctcgacggccgcggcggcgcgcgaaccCCTGCGCGCAGACGAACGAGGCGCCGATAGGAATCAcggagaagcggagaacGCGTGGAGCGGCGAGCCAGGATGCAGCGagcttctgcctcgcggcagAGGCTTAGCTGCTTTGCTGCTGCCGGAAGGGAcgggcgtcctcttcgcgtcgccggagAAGGATGAGAACGACGCTTCTCGCAGCgatgcggaggaggcgacgcgggagagCCACGCGCTGGAGCCCGAGGCCACAGCcaccgcgcagagagcccgCGAGACTCCCAGGCGACCTGAAGAGGTTCCGCTGCTCTATTCGTCTGCTTCCCACCGCGCTCCAGACTCGTCGAAGGACACGCGCGACTCCCAGGCGGGCGTCACGGctcgtgcgcgccgcagcgcgtcgccacagctgcctgcagcggcgtcgcgacCAGAGGCTGCTGGCTGTCTCCACGCGCTGCCGGAGGCCGAGGCTTggctgcggaggcccgctgtctccgcgctagtcgaggcgcagcttgcggaggcccgcgaccttctggaggcgccggcgtgcgcAGAAGCGACGGTCGACGGCCTCACGGCCGGGCTGTGGCTAGCTGTGCAGTGTCTCCAGGGCTGTCTCCTTCAGACGGGGCTTGCCCTGCCGGCGCATCTCCCTCCCGCAGTCGACGATTCGGCGTCttgtgcgtctgcggcaaGCGACGGCTCTTCCGCGTTCTCTGGCACGTCGTGCGCCACCACggcgtgcggcgctgcggcctcggcggcccgcgagtcttcttcatcggcacgcggcgcacgcccctcctcctcctctttcgcAGCCACTGgagctgcctctgcctcccccacgccgcaggcgacgcagacgggcGAGGATCAAGGGCGGGAAGACGCCCTGTGGTTTCCAaacttctgcgtcttccccTTTGCGCGCTCCTtcgggcgcgcctgccagCTCGCGGACTTTGTGCTGGGCGAgccggcagaggcgagccccgcggccgccgattCAGCCCAAGAcgcaaagaagagagacgagacagcggagagagcggagagggcgaagatggcggagagggaggaaggaggggaggcgacgtctgcggcggcgctcggcttCGAGGACGAAGTCGACAGCGACATtctggcgctgctcgcgcggctgccttcgGTTGCAGAGTTCTCTTCCTTCGCGTTCTTCCCGACCGCCTCGGAGGACGAACTCGACGCGATCCACGCCCTCGtggtcgccgcgcaggagaaacgcgaggtggagcgcgagcgccggaggTTCCTGCGGCCGGTGAGCAGCCTCCACGACCGTCGCAGCCCCGCCTTCACACACCTCCTCCAGttgcagcgcgacgcgcagcggcacgTCCTGCTGGCAGCTATGCGCGCGaaccgcgcgcgagacgcgcaggacgccgcgcagacgcagcaggcacacagagcgaaggcggccgcggagggaggcgtgGAGCCGGCAgggggcgtcgcgggcttCCAGGGGAAGCACGAAGACGATCTGCGCGCAgagggggaagaagacgggcaagcggcgggcggcgtctccgcaggcgctcggAGTTCGTCGCAGAGAGATCCGCGACAGGtgaacgaggaggaggcgacgaggagagcaggcggaggcggcaagcATGGAGAGACTGGCCTTCccctgggcggcgcggcagggagGGAATCACATGatgaggaggagagcgagtcTTTGCGGCGGCAcacgcggccgctcgccccgGTCGAGCACCACCCTGAGCACACCGCGAGATGCGCGGAGGTGAAGTCGATGAGACAAGAGATTGAGACTTTCGAGTTTTGCCTCGAAAGCACTAGAGCCGACGCCCGCCAGACGCTCGAGGGCGAGACATTcgcagacggagagggcGCCCGGGAAGCCGCGGGTGTGGTGTCTGGGCCCCCGGCGTCcaccgacgcggaggccgcgtgTAGGGAGCGCGTCGTGATGATGCTGCacacggcgacgcagcgcgcgggcgagcgaagcgcgagaaagcAGATCATAGCGCATGCGTCTTTttcggaggcgcgagagtccggcgccgcagcggaggtgGCGGCGACGTTGGGCACacgtgcggcggcgtctgcgctcgcTTCGAGGCCCTCTGAAGAGAGCAGGAGGGCGTCaaacgccgcggcgagtgAAGACGAGAGCTTCCTCGACTgccagcgcgcggcgtcggacCTTTCGCTGGACATGCATCTGATagacagccgccgcagctcggTCTGCCTCGAGACGTGgacaggcgcggagaggtcGCTCACCTCCTCCTTCTGGGAACGCGAGGGaccagagagaggcgcccaACAGCAGCCGGGCGAcacgcgcggcgaacgcgagccagacgcgaaggcgacgcgctcgaggttcgcaggcagcggggcggaaggcgaggcgggagagagcggcggcgagaggggaAAAGAgcctggaggcgagagaggaaaagagcctggcggcgcaggagtTCTTTCGGCTGCCGGAGAGACCGACTCGCGCGCTGTGAAGCTCGAAATTGGCGATGGAGAGTCACGCGAAGCGGACCGTgatggcggcggaggcgcgggggggagagACGATACCGAGCAGCAGATCGACGCGCCGCTGGTGTCTCTGTCCTCTGCGCACAGCGGAGAGGCAAGGCAGCATGAATTGGAAGCGGCCAGTGAacaagaaagagaaaacgatGAAGCCTAG